GGAGCTCCCCGAGCACCTCCGTGCGACCCTCGAGAACGACGGCACGGTGACCGCGTATCTCGCGACCGACTCGTCCGGGCAGGGCCACCAGACGCTCGTCTCGCAACTGCTCGCGGACGAACTCGAGATCCTGCCCAGCGATATCGAGGTAGATTACCTCGACAGCATCGACGCGCCCACCGAGTACGGCAGCGCGGCCTCGCGGATGGCCGTGATGCTTTCGGGAGCGACCGTCGGACTCGCAGAGCGGTTCGTCCAGACCGCGACGGCGGTCGCGGCCGATCACTGGGGCGTCTCCGAGGCCGACGTCAGCTACCGCGACGGCGCGGTCGAACGGATCGACAGCGGCGACTCGCTCTCGCTCGCCGAACTTGCGGCGATCGACGACGACGGCGATCGTCGACTCACGCAGATCAGCTACAACTACGAACATCCCGCGACCGAGCACGAGGAGTTCGACGAGGCGTTCTCACGGAAGTTCCCGGTCTACCCGACGGCCGCCTTCGGCGCGAACGCGCCCATCGTCGAGGTCGATATCGAAACCGGCGAGGTCGACATCCTCACGTTCCACACGGTGCGTGACTGCGGAACGATGTTGAACCCGATGATCGTCGAGGGCCAGGCCCACGGCGGCATCGCACAGGGGATCGGCGCGTCGCTCCTCGAGGAGTTCGGCTACGAAGCGGACGGCCAGCCCCAGGCGATCACGCTCTTCGATTACCTGCTCCCGTCGATCGAGAACGTCCCGGAGATTCAGATGGAACACACCGAGACGCCGTCGCCGTACACCGAAACCGGCGCAAAAGGCGTCGGCGAGGGCGGCATGATCGACGCACCCGCGAGTATCGCCACCTCGATCAACGCGGCACTCGAGCCCCTCGGCATCGACGAACCGGCCGATCAGATTCCGGTCGCGCCGGATCACATCCGGAAGAACGTCCGCGAGCTCGAGTAACCGGGCGATAGGGGACTTCGAGTAATCGACCGTTCGGAACTTCGAGAACCGATTCGATCTCCGTTTTTGTCCGGCACACTCCCATCCCTGTTCGAGACGCGTCTGTAAACGTTCGCTGTCGGCGTACTCTCTCGACCCCGAGGCGGCGTAAACCCTCGAAAACCGGCGCAATTGAGGACTCCGCGGGTGAAAATCAGACTGCTTCGACTACGATTCGATTTCGACGTCCATGTTCTCGGTCGCGTCGGCCGGCGCTTCCTCGAGTTTGGATTCTGCTTCTCGCCCCTCCTCGATGATCGCCTGCATGTCCGAGAAGTACTTCTTGACCAGTCGGTTGGTCACGCTCTTTAACGCTCGGCTGCCGAGGCTAACGATCGTTCCCGAGACATCGGCTTTGGCCTCCCAGTCGACGACCGTTCCGCCGTCCTCCTGCTCGACTAACTCCATGGTCGCCGTCATCTCGAACTCGTTTCGCGGCGCCTGTCCGACCGCGGTCAGCTCGAGCACCTCGGGGTACTCGATGTTCGTCACGACCGCGTCGACCTCGAACTCTGGTTTGACGCTGCCGACGCCGACCGCCAGAACCGCGGTGATCTCGTGGGGGGACTCGAGGATCATCTCCTTGCAACCGGGCGCGGCCTCTGCGAGGATGTCCGGGTCGGTAAAGTAGGGCCACAGTTCTTCTCTCGACTGTTCCATCTCGTTTTCGCCAGTGAATTCTAACATGTGTGATTGGGTTGTTCGACGGTAGGTGGTTGGTAGGTGGTACGTGTCCGATTACGAATCCGACGCCGTGAGGGCGTCGTCGTAGGCCTGCTCGAGCGAGCGTTTGGCGTACTCGCCGGCGACCTCTTCCTTGTACTCTCGATCCGCGTGCATCTCGCCTTCGGGGGTGACCGAGCCGGTGACGATCTCGGCGACCTCTGCGAGGGCGTCTTCTGCGAGCGTCGTTCCTTCGAGGACCGATTCGGCGCCCTCGACGCGAAGCGGGACGTCCGCCGCGTTCGCGAGGGCGATTCGCGCGTCCTCGATGACGGGTTCGTCCGCGCTCGGATCGTCGACGCGAACCGACGTCGCCGCGCTGACCGTCGGGAACGTCTGGGCGGCCCGCTTGAGTTCGACGAACGCCATCCCCGTCCGCTCGGGCGGGAATGGCTCGGTCGGAACTGAGACGCTCTCGATGAGTTCCTCCTCACGGAGGTCGGTAAACATGTACGCGATGAAGAACTCGCTGACCGGGACCGTCCGAGTCCCCTCGAGCGAGCGGAGCGTGATCGAGCCGTCGAGCGCGAGCAACGCCGCCGGATAGTTGCCCGCCGGATCGGCCTCGCCGAGACTGCCGCCGACGGTGCCCTGATTTCGAACTGCTGGGCCCGCGATCTGTCCGGCCGCATCGGGGACCATTGGTAGCAGGTCCGCGAGCCGTTCGGAGCGCTCGAGGGTTCGATGGGTCGTCATCGCACCGATTCGAACCTCGCCGTCATCGGCTTCGACGTACGCGAGGTCGTCGACGCCATTGAGGTCGACGAGGTGGTCCGGCGTCGCGAGGCGATTGGCCATGACAATGCCGAGCGACTGGTTACCCGCCATCAACTCCGCGTCCTCGAGCTCTTCGAGGAGTTCGAGTGCCTCTTCGATCGTCTCCGGGCGGTGGTGTGTAAACGGTGCTGGTTTCATAGCCCCTCGAATCGATAATCGTTCCCGTCACGTGGTTCCCCTCGGATCCGCGGCCGTCCGCTCGATGCGAACCGGCGGGAGCGCCGGCGGGCCGGCGATTGGTGGGTAGATTCGAGTCCGTACTGGGCGGTGGTTCGTATAGTCATCTGTCGGTCACACGGATACCGTACAATTATTCCAACGGTACTAATAAGTGTTGTTGGCAGTTGGCATGCCCACATTTCCCAGGAGAGTGTCAGAGGGGCTGGCCGCTCGAGGTCGTTGCTATTCGTGTACGGGTCGCGTCTCGACCGCGAGTTCGCCGCGCACGTCTCGGTCCGAATCCGTTCTCCCGTTCACGTAGCTTTAAGTGGTGGGGCCGGCTACATTCAGATCATGCTAGACGGCTACGAGATGTACGATCTGACACAGCCATGGTCCCAGGACACGCCAGCCTGGCCCACGTACGACAACCCCAAGGTGTGGTACGAGAAGAGCCTCGACACCGAGAAAGTCAACGGACAGAAAATCGAGTTCATGAACCACACCGGGACGCACTTAGACGGCGAGAAGCACTTCGTCGCCAGCGGCCGGGACATCGAGCAGGTGGGTCTGGACGAACTCGTCGGCGACGCCGTCGTCGCGGACATCTCTGACAAGGTCGGCGACTACGACGTCTACACCAGCGAGATGATCGAAGACGTCTGTGACGTCCAGAAAGGCGACATCCT
The sequence above is drawn from the Halostagnicola kamekurae genome and encodes:
- a CDS encoding FAD binding domain-containing protein; the protein is MKPAPFTHHRPETIEEALELLEELEDAELMAGNQSLGIVMANRLATPDHLVDLNGVDDLAYVEADDGEVRIGAMTTHRTLERSERLADLLPMVPDAAGQIAGPAVRNQGTVGGSLGEADPAGNYPAALLALDGSITLRSLEGTRTVPVSEFFIAYMFTDLREEELIESVSVPTEPFPPERTGMAFVELKRAAQTFPTVSAATSVRVDDPSADEPVIEDARIALANAADVPLRVEGAESVLEGTTLAEDALAEVAEIVTGSVTPEGEMHADREYKEEVAGEYAKRSLEQAYDDALTASDS
- a CDS encoding CoxG family protein; translated protein: MEQSREELWPYFTDPDILAEAAPGCKEMILESPHEITAVLAVGVGSVKPEFEVDAVVTNIEYPEVLELTAVGQAPRNEFEMTATMELVEQEDGGTVVDWEAKADVSGTIVSLGSRALKSVTNRLVKKYFSDMQAIIEEGREAESKLEEAPADATENMDVEIES